A genomic stretch from Deltaproteobacteria bacterium includes:
- a CDS encoding DUF3313 domain-containing protein, whose amino-acid sequence MIRSVHMRSGLAVVVAAGIVALSGCPTTRQTRSVEKSGFLGDYSQLREGGMGEAQLVYIKSGVPWARYSKMEIDPVTIWTSGDSDVASGPTCRTPWTTGPTSCGRGSPSFARGPESIQGSRLT is encoded by the coding sequence ATGATCCGATCGGTGCACATGAGGAGCGGACTTGCGGTCGTGGTCGCCGCGGGCATCGTCGCGCTCAGCGGCTGCCCGACGACGCGGCAGACGAGGTCGGTCGAGAAGAGCGGCTTTCTCGGCGACTACTCGCAGCTCCGGGAGGGCGGGATGGGCGAGGCCCAGCTCGTCTACATCAAGTCCGGGGTCCCCTGGGCACGCTACAGCAAGATGGAGATCGACCCGGTGACGATCTGGACGTCGGGCGATTCAGACGTCGCCAGTGGTCCGACGTGCAGAACGCCTTGGACTACTGGTCCGACAAGCTGCGGACGCGGCTCACCGAGCTTCGCCAGGGGACCTGAGTCCATCCAGGGGTCTCGCCTTACATGA
- a CDS encoding DUF4105 domain-containing protein gives MRWLRGALLVPPAIALAGALGWAGLALWFDGPAARPLAGALAAGVVVGALALLILVRPMRRALGAVLVLWLAVLGWWLRIPPRADRDWQPDVARVATADMHGDVVTIHNVRDFDYRSETDFTERWEDRTYDLSRLRGADLFLSFWGPTLIAHTILSWEFDEGKPLAISIETRKERGEEYSALRGFFRQYELYYVVADERDVVRLRTNYRGERVFLYRLRGSPELARRLLVSYLEQINRLAQTPRWYNALTHNCTTTIRFHAQQAAVRNPLDWRLFANGRADELLYERGDIDRSVPLAALRARSDITAKARAADQDARFADLIREGIPSRPDPRR, from the coding sequence ATGAGATGGCTCCGGGGGGCACTCCTGGTGCCCCCCGCGATCGCCCTCGCCGGCGCTCTCGGCTGGGCGGGTCTCGCGCTCTGGTTCGACGGACCGGCCGCACGGCCGCTCGCGGGAGCGCTCGCCGCGGGCGTCGTCGTCGGGGCGCTCGCGCTGCTGATCCTCGTGCGACCGATGCGGCGCGCGCTCGGAGCGGTCCTCGTCCTCTGGCTCGCCGTGCTCGGCTGGTGGCTCCGGATCCCGCCGCGTGCGGATCGCGACTGGCAGCCCGACGTGGCCCGGGTCGCCACCGCCGACATGCACGGCGACGTCGTCACCATCCACAACGTGCGGGATTTCGACTACCGGTCCGAAACAGACTTCACGGAGCGCTGGGAGGACCGCACGTACGACCTGTCGCGCCTCCGGGGCGCCGATCTGTTTCTCTCCTTCTGGGGGCCGACGCTGATCGCGCATACGATCCTCAGCTGGGAGTTCGACGAGGGGAAGCCCCTCGCCATCTCGATCGAGACGCGCAAGGAGCGCGGCGAGGAGTACTCAGCGCTGCGCGGGTTCTTCCGCCAGTACGAGCTCTACTACGTGGTCGCCGACGAGCGCGACGTCGTGCGGCTGCGAACGAACTACCGCGGCGAGCGGGTGTTCCTGTATCGCCTCAGGGGCTCACCGGAGCTCGCCCGGCGGTTGTTGGTGTCGTATCTCGAGCAGATCAATCGGCTGGCGCAGACGCCGCGCTGGTACAACGCGCTCACGCATAACTGCACGACCACCATCCGCTTCCACGCGCAGCAGGCCGCGGTGCGGAACCCGCTCGACTGGCGCCTCTTCGCCAACGGCCGAGCCGACGAGCTGCTTTACGAGCGGGGCGACATCGACAGGAGCGTGCCGCTCGCCGCGCTTCGCGCGCGGAGCGACATCACGGCGAAGGCCCGGGCCGCCGATCAGGACGCCCGGTTCGCCGATCTGATTCGCGAGGGGATTCCATCGCGGCCGGACCCCAGGCGCTAG
- a CDS encoding arylsulfatase, producing the protein MKQEHTIRAVGLVLVALFSPVAVVPAAAEDAAAARVVYPTDRTVLPIPEPVNPPITVLDVRNATPPPRFEVKAPQNAPNVLIVLIDDMGFGQSGAFGGPIHMPTVERLAGEGLRYNEFHTTALCSPTRSALLSGRNHHVNNFGSIAETATAFPGQTGQRPNSVAPLAEMLRLNGYSTAAFGKSHETAAWEVSPSGPTDRWPTRSGFDKFYGFIGGETNQWAPLLYDGMIQVEPSHDPHYHLMTDMTDQAIAWMRYEKSLTPDKPFFIYFAPGATHAPHHVPKEWIAKYKGKFDQGWDAVREATLARQKQLGVVPPETKLAPKPEAIKDWATLTPDEKKLFAREMEVFAGFGEYTDTEIGRLIDAIGDVGQLDNTLVFYIVGDNGASAEGGMVGLFNEMTYFNGVHESVGDILKHYDDLGGPKTYGHYAAGWAVAGDSPFEWTKQVASSYGGTRNGMVIRWPKGIPAKGEVRSQWHHVIDIAPTILEVAGLPEPKSVDGTVQIPIEGVSLAYTFKDAKAPSRHTTQYFEIFGNRSIYNDGWLAGTVHRAAWEFKPRTTLEKDTWELYETRTDFSLANDLAAKNPEKLKELQDLFLKEAAKYHVLPLDDRTLERLNPALVGRPDLMAGRTSLTVYDGMTGMSENAFINVKNRSHAITAHVEIPKGGANGVVLAQAGRFGGWSLYLKNGKPTYIYNFLGLQRYTVAAERALPPGKATIRFEFAYDGGGVGKGGTGKLLVDGKAVASGRIERTQCCAFSADEGADVGADEGTPVTEDYTVPAKFTGTIDEVTIDLQEVKAADRGEVEVSRKTAALKKGLSD; encoded by the coding sequence ATGAAGCAAGAGCACACGATTCGCGCCGTCGGACTCGTGCTGGTGGCGCTGTTCTCTCCGGTTGCAGTCGTCCCCGCCGCTGCCGAGGATGCCGCCGCTGCACGGGTAGTGTATCCGACGGATCGTACCGTACTGCCGATCCCGGAGCCCGTGAATCCGCCCATCACTGTGCTCGACGTTCGAAACGCCACGCCTCCGCCACGGTTCGAGGTGAAGGCGCCGCAGAACGCGCCCAACGTTCTGATCGTCCTGATCGACGACATGGGGTTTGGACAGTCTGGCGCCTTCGGTGGGCCCATCCACATGCCGACGGTGGAGCGCCTCGCGGGCGAGGGGCTGCGCTACAACGAGTTCCACACTACAGCGCTCTGCTCGCCGACCCGCTCGGCCCTGCTGAGCGGCCGCAACCATCACGTGAACAACTTCGGTTCGATCGCCGAGACCGCGACGGCATTCCCAGGCCAAACCGGGCAGCGCCCGAACAGCGTCGCACCACTGGCAGAGATGCTGCGGCTGAACGGCTACAGCACGGCTGCCTTCGGAAAGTCGCACGAGACCGCTGCGTGGGAGGTGAGTCCATCGGGCCCGACCGATCGCTGGCCCACGCGTTCGGGTTTCGACAAGTTCTACGGCTTCATCGGCGGCGAGACCAACCAGTGGGCGCCGCTGCTCTACGACGGAATGATTCAGGTCGAGCCCTCGCACGACCCTCACTATCATCTCATGACTGACATGACCGACCAGGCGATCGCGTGGATGCGATACGAGAAGTCCCTCACGCCGGACAAGCCGTTCTTCATCTACTTCGCGCCCGGTGCCACCCACGCGCCGCACCACGTGCCGAAGGAGTGGATCGCCAAGTACAAGGGCAAGTTCGACCAGGGCTGGGACGCGGTGCGCGAAGCGACGCTCGCACGGCAGAAGCAGCTCGGCGTCGTTCCGCCGGAGACCAAGCTCGCGCCGAAGCCGGAGGCCATCAAGGACTGGGCGACGCTGACCCCGGACGAGAAGAAGCTCTTCGCTCGCGAGATGGAGGTCTTCGCCGGGTTCGGCGAGTACACCGACACGGAGATCGGCCGGCTGATCGACGCTATCGGAGACGTCGGTCAGCTCGACAACACGCTGGTCTTCTACATCGTCGGCGACAACGGGGCGAGCGCCGAAGGTGGCATGGTCGGGCTCTTCAACGAGATGACGTACTTCAACGGCGTGCACGAGAGCGTCGGGGACATCCTGAAGCACTACGACGACCTCGGCGGCCCGAAGACGTACGGCCACTACGCCGCCGGGTGGGCCGTCGCGGGTGACTCGCCGTTCGAGTGGACGAAGCAGGTCGCGTCGAGCTACGGCGGCACGCGCAACGGGATGGTGATCCGCTGGCCCAAAGGCATCCCGGCGAAGGGCGAGGTGCGATCCCAGTGGCATCACGTCATCGACATCGCCCCGACGATCCTCGAGGTGGCGGGCCTGCCCGAGCCGAAGAGCGTCGACGGAACGGTCCAGATCCCCATCGAAGGCGTGAGCCTGGCATACACCTTCAAGGACGCCAAGGCGCCGAGCCGGCACACCACCCAGTACTTCGAGATCTTCGGCAATCGATCGATCTACAACGACGGCTGGCTCGCGGGCACCGTCCACCGCGCGGCGTGGGAGTTCAAGCCGCGGACGACGCTCGAGAAGGACACCTGGGAGCTGTACGAGACTCGGACGGACTTCAGCCTGGCCAACGATCTCGCCGCGAAGAACCCGGAGAAGCTGAAGGAGCTGCAGGACCTCTTCCTCAAGGAGGCGGCGAAGTACCACGTGCTGCCCCTCGATGACCGGACCCTGGAACGCTTGAATCCCGCACTCGTCGGGCGGCCCGATCTCATGGCGGGCCGGACCTCACTGACGGTCTACGACGGTATGACCGGGATGTCCGAGAATGCCTTCATCAACGTGAAGAACCGGTCGCACGCGATCACCGCACACGTGGAGATTCCCAAAGGCGGGGCAAACGGCGTGGTCCTGGCTCAGGCGGGTCGGTTCGGCGGCTGGAGCCTTTACCTGAAAAACGGCAAGCCGACGTACATCTACAACTTCCTGGGGCTGCAGCGGTACACGGTGGCGGCCGAGCGGGCGCTGCCGCCCGGGAAGGCGACCATCCGTTTCGAGTTCGCCTATGACGGCGGCGGTGTCGGGAAGGGCGGCACGGGTAAGTTGTTGGTCGACGGCAAGGCGGTTGCGTCGGGACGGATCGAACGAACCCAGTGCTGCGCGTTCTCGGCAGACGAGGGCGCCGACGTGGGCGCCGACGAGGGCACGCCGGTGACCGAGGACTACACCGTGCCGGCGAAGTTCACCGGCACGATAGACGAGGTGACAATCGACCTGCAGGAGGTGAAGGCCGCCGACAGGGGCGAGGTCGAGGTCTCACGCAAGACTGCCGCGCTGAAGAAGGGGCTGTCCGACTAG
- a CDS encoding amino acid ABC transporter substrate-binding protein, producing the protein MRLAHLVVCLGVIGLAACSPQRPTVPAAPALRVVVPLNTPPYAFRQENRLVGLEVDFARELAAALRRPLDLVETDFGDIIPAVQQQRADLAMAGLTITRARQVLIGFSDPYLRSGLLAAMRREDVPRFKSASSVLRTSEPIGVVAGTTGDRFVREHAPNASVLTYPTARAAIDELRQRRVTLVVHDAPVAIWFAAGDEANIGVLLELLDEEHLGWGMRREDDGLRAAVNGVLARWRTDGTRERILGRWVPYWQRLEAGTPGR; encoded by the coding sequence ATGAGACTCGCGCATCTGGTCGTATGCCTCGGCGTGATCGGCCTCGCCGCCTGCTCGCCGCAGCGGCCGACGGTGCCGGCTGCGCCGGCGCTTCGCGTCGTCGTCCCCCTCAACACTCCGCCCTACGCCTTCCGGCAGGAGAACCGCCTCGTCGGCCTCGAGGTCGACTTCGCCCGCGAGCTCGCGGCGGCGCTCCGCCGGCCGCTCGACCTCGTCGAGACGGATTTCGGCGACATCATCCCCGCCGTCCAGCAGCAACGCGCGGACCTCGCCATGGCGGGGCTGACGATCACCCGGGCGCGCCAGGTCCTGATCGGGTTCAGCGACCCGTATCTTCGCTCCGGCCTGCTCGCCGCCATGCGTCGCGAGGACGTCCCGCGTTTCAAGAGTGCGAGCAGCGTCCTACGGACCAGCGAGCCGATCGGCGTGGTCGCAGGGACGACCGGGGACCGCTTCGTGCGCGAGCACGCCCCAAACGCGTCGGTGCTGACTTATCCAACTGCGAGGGCGGCGATCGACGAGCTGCGACAACGGCGCGTGACGCTCGTGGTGCACGACGCTCCGGTCGCCATCTGGTTCGCTGCCGGAGACGAGGCGAACATCGGCGTGCTCCTCGAGCTCCTCGACGAGGAGCACCTCGGCTGGGGAATGCGACGCGAGGACGACGGGCTCCGCGCCGCCGTGAACGGGGTGCTCGCACGCTGGCGCACGGACGGCACGCGGGAGCGCATCCTCGGCCGCTGGGTGCCGTACTGGCAGCGGCTCGAGGCGGGCACCCCGGGTCGGTAG